The Komagataeibacter sp. FNDCR2 nucleotide sequence ACGGAATCCCAGCGTTGTGACTATCCGCTCAGCCTTTACGCCGCGACCAAGAAGGCGACGGAGGATCTGGCGCATTCCTATTCCAACCTGTGGAAGATACCTGTCACCGTCTGCCGGTTCTTCACGGTTTATGGCCCATGGGGGCGGCCGGACATGGCGCTGTTCCGCTTTACGGCCAATACCCTGCGGGGCAGGCCGATCGACGTTTACAATAACGGCGATATGGCGCGCGACTTTACCTATATCGATGATGTGGTGGAGGCGGTCCGCCGTCTCTGCGGCACCCCACCGCGCGGACCGGGGGAGAGCGATGGCGGCGCAAGTCCAGTCGCGCCCTATCGGGTCGTCAATATCGGCAGTGGCAGGCCGGTCAGCCTGCTGGCGTTTATCGAGGCCATTGAAAAAGCGCTGGGCAAGCCGTGCATCCGCAATGACCTGCCCATGCAGCCCGGTGACATGCCGCGCACCTGGGCGGACTGTTCCACCCTGCGCGCCCTGACCGGCTTCAGCCCCGATACCCCCGTGCAGACGGGGGTCGATGCGTTCGTTGCATGGTACAGGGCCCGTTACGCGGTTCCTGCATCCAACCCGGCCATATCCTGACGCAGGGCGGACGGCGCGGCCTCAGCCCCGTGCCGCACCGTCCAGATCCAGCGTGGCCATATCCGCCGGGGGTGCGGCCAGCATGCAGGCCACCCCGGTCGTGCGGTCCACGACCATGCGGATGTCCACCGGGCCTTCCGCGCCGAACAGATCCGATGTCACGCCATAGGCCGGACGCAGCGGTTCGTCCTGATCGGCTTCATGCCGGGCGATCTCGGTCATGATCCGGGCCAGCGCGCGCTCAAGCCCCTCCATCACGCGCGAAGGCGCAAGGCGGGGACGGTCCGGCGCGCCTTCCCCCGTGCAGTGCAGCTCCAGCAGCCGCGCCCAGGATGCCGCCGGAATGAACATGGGCATGCGCGTACCATCGTTATGGCGTTCGGCATGCATGATGCGGCGCGTGTTGGCCAGGCCGATCACGTCGATACGCGGCAGGTCGTCGCCAATGCGGGCGGTAACGGTGCGGGGCGACTCAGCCATGGGCCTCTATCCGGTCAAAATGCTGCGGAAGTTTCAGGATATCCTGCGCCGACAGGGCCGAGGAAATGAAGAATCCCTGTATCCGCTCCGGCGCCATGGCCATGACCAGATCGAACTGTTCGCGGGTTTCGACCCCTTCCACCGTAACTTCCATTCCCAGCCCCTGCCCCATCTCGATCAGGCTGGACAGGACCATGCACGCACCGGGGGTGCCCACAAGGTTCGCCACGATGGACTGGTCAATCTTGATCTGGGAAAAAGGCAGGTCGCGCAGATGGCTCAGCACGGTCATCCCCTTGCCGAAATTATCCAGCGCGATCCGGAACCCGGCCTGGGCAAGGTCGCGCAGGTGGCGGATGCCCTGATCTGCCCGGCGGCCGTGCAGCATGGCTTCCGTCACTTCCAGAACGAAATTGTCCGGTGACATTTCAAAACGCTTCGGCGCCTCTTCCAGTTCACGGCGGTAATCGTCACGCACCAGGTCCATGCGCGACAGGTTGATGGCCAACTGGCGCGGCGGCAGGCCATGGCCGCTCCATATGGTGGCGTCGCGCTGGAAGGCCTCGATCATGCATGGGCCCATGGCCTGCGCCAGACCGGCATCGGTGAACACGTCGGAAAAATCTTCCGCCGCCAGCAGCCCGCGTTCGGGATGGTGCCAGCGCAGAAGGGCCTCGACCTGGTCGATGCGCAGGGTGTGGCAGTTCAGGACCGGCTGGTAATAGACCTCGAACTGGTTGCGCTCGACACCGCAGCGCGCCTCGCTCAGGATCGTGACACGGGCCTGCGCGCGCTCACGCAGCGCCTGCGTGAACATCTGCGACTGCTTGCCGCCCGCGCGCTTGGCGGCATACATGGCCATGTCCGCGTTTTTCTGCACGTCCTCCATCGTCTCGGTCCCGTCCAGCAGCACGGCCCCGATGCTGCCCGCGACACTGACCGTGACCGTCTCGATATCTATGGGGCGTTCCAGAATGGCCTGAAGGCGGTCCATGTACCGCTCAAGCGACATGTCCTCCAGCGTGCGGTGCAGGATCACCGCGAACTCATCCCCCCCCAGCCGGCTGACCGGATCATCGGGATGGGTGAGTTCGATCAGGCGCGAGGCAATGGCGCGCAGTACGGTATCGCCCGCATGGTGGCCATGCACATCGTTGATCTGCTTGAAACCATCCAGATCGAACATGACCAGCGCGGGCTGGACCGTGCCCGGCTCGCGACAGCGCGCGACCTCATCGGCCAGGGCGGTATTGAAGCCGCCGCGATTGAGCAGGCCGGTCAGCGTATCCGTTTCCGCCAGTTCGCACAGGCGGTCGCGGGTGTTCATGAGTTCGGTGATCTCGAAGCGGCTGGCCACATACCCCTTGATCTCGCCGTCATCGTCGTCGATTTTGGGGATGATGGTGGTCGCCACCCAGTACAGCGTACCATCCTTGGCGCGGTTGCAGATATTGCCCCGCCACAGTTCGCCCGACGTGATCGTGCGGTACATGTCACGAAAAAAATTCGCGTCATGATACCCCGAATTAACGATACGATGGGTAGAACCGATCAGTTCCTGCCGTGAATACTGGCTGATCTCGCAAAAGCGGTCATTTACATACGTAATAACCCCCTTGCTGTCGGTAATGGCAACAATCAGGATATGATCTACCAGATCAGCCCAGAAATCCGCATCCTGACGTGTCAGTGCCCGCAGCCGGTCATCGTGTTGCAATGCCATCTTCCCGTCTGGAAACTACAATAGACAATATAGAATACTTCATTAAAATCAAATCGGCACTCCGCCCGCCACCGGCGCGCCCTTTACCTGTGGCTGTGCAGGTCCTGTTTGACTATGACTGCGCGCCAGCCCCTGCAGCACCCTGCTCATCCGCCACGGGAAGAATAAACGAGCCGCGTTCCTGCCCTGTCCGGAACCAATTTTCCAGATCGGCCGGTGGAAGCGGCCTGGCGAAAAGATAACCCTGCATAACATCGCAATGCAATTTTTCCAAAAGGCGATGCTGCTGTACCGTCTCCACCCCTTCGGTCACGACCGTCAGCCCCAGCCTGCTGCCGATCCCGATCACCGCCATGGTCACGGCCTGTGCGTTGGCGTCATGCTCGAAATCATTGATGAAGCTGCGGTCGATCTTGATCTCGCTCAGCGGCAGGCGCGTCAGCCGCGACAGCGAGGAATAACCCGTGCCGAAATCATCCATCGACAGGCCGACATCAAGCTTGCGGATGCCGTGCAGCACCTCTTCCGTATCGCCGCTGCCATCCATCATCACGCTTTCCGTAATTTCCACCGTCAGGCGGTCGGGCGTGAGGTCATGGTGTTCAAGCAGGTTCGAGATGAATTCGGGCAGCGCGCGGTTGCGGAAATGCACCGCGGACAGATTGACCGAAACGGTCGGCACATGCATGCCCGCCTTGTCCCATTTCACCATCTGCTGGCAGGCTTCCTGCAGGGACCACCGGCCAATGGCCTCGATCTGCCCGGTTTCCTCCGCCACGGCGATGAAGCGGGAAGGATAGATGTTGCCCAGCTTGGGATGGTGCCACCGTGACAGGGCTTCCACCCCGTACAGGCCGCCGGTCATGGTTTCCACCTGCGGCTGGTAATGCAGCTTCAGCAGGCCCTTGGCCAGCGAGTCCCGCAGCGCCGAGCCGAGCATGAGCCGCTCCTGCGCCACCTGGTTCTTCTCATGCCCCGCGAAGCGATAGACGCCGCGACCGTCTTCCTTGGCCTGGTGGGCCGCCACATCGGCCAGGCTGAGCAGGGTTTCGCTGTCGGGTCCGTTTTCGGGGAAGGTGCATATCCCCACGCAGCACGAGATGCTGAGCGTGTTCTCCTCCACCTGCAGTGGCTTGGCGATGGTGTTGATCAGCCCTTCGGCAAACAGCTCCGCCTTTTCATGCGGGCAGTCGGGAATGACGATGATGAACTCATCCCCCCCCGAACGGCTGACGATGCAGTCATCCGTGACCTGCGAGCGGATGCGCCGCCCGATCTCGATCAGGAAACGGTCGGCATTCACATGGCCGAGCGCATCGTTGATGTCCCGGAAACGGTCGATATCGACCATGAACAGCGAGAACCGGCTGTCACCGCCGCGCATGATCAGCCGGTCGATGATGTTGTGCAGCGAGGTACGGTTGAGCAGCCCGGTCAGGCGGTCGAAATTGGACAGCTTGGCGATATGCAGCCGCGTCTCGTTCTGTTCGATCGCCAGCGCGCAGAACGGTACGCAGGTCGAGACCACGCGCTCGGGCCATTCCCGCGCCTCGTCGTTGCCGCGCATGTAAATGGCGAAAATTCCCATTATCTGCCCGGTGCGCGAGATGATGGTGGATGAGCAGCACCGCTCCAGCCCCAGCGAACGGGCGACGGACTGGTAGCTCGACCATACGACCGCATTGCTGCTGGCCGGATCCTGCCCCAGTTCGGTAAGCTGTTCGTCCGTAATGACAATGCTGTCCAGCGCCGTGCGGAAACGGGCGGGCATGCCGGGCGAGGCGAGAACCTTGAGCTGGTGCGTCCGGTCGATCAGTATCAGCGCGGCCATGCCATCGGGCACGAACCTGTCCACCCGGCGGCACAGCAGGTCGCCCACTTCCCTTAGGGTCTGGTCGGAAGCCAGGGCCTGAAGCACGTCGTTCTGGAGGATGAGAATCTTGCGCTGGCGGCTCTGCTCCGTCACGTCCTTCATAACGGCGATGTAGTAGATCCTGCTCGTATCGGTCAGTTGCACGCGCGAGATCGAGAGTTCACCCGTCACATGCTCGCCATTGGCGCGCTGGAACTCGACCTCACGCGATGTGCCGACGATCCGGCCGATTCCCGTCGCGCGGTTACGGTCGATGAACTCGTTATGCTGTGCGCGATCCGGCACGGGGATGAGACAGTCCACATTCTGCCCCATGACCTTTTCCCGTGAGAGACCCCATATCTTCTCGGCTGCCGGATTAAAGAAGATGATGCTGTTATGCTCATCAATCACGACCATGGGGTCAATCGCCTGCTCCATCGCGGAAAGCAGGACGTCGGCGCTAATCTTCGGCTGATCCACCGTAAACTCCAGAACATCGGCGCGACTGCTGCACCACATACATGAGACTACTCCACCTGACTCCGGCAGGCCCGCAGCCCATACCACGCCAGTCCACATTGCGTCAGTCCTGTCATGGCCCGGCAACAAAGCGTCACACGCATGGTTGACCTGTGCCTACGCCGTGCGCGCCGCGCCAGGGGGAAAACACATTTTGCCGATACGGCCTGCCAGGGTCACGATCCGCTCAGCCCCGCTGGCGTTCGAGATCCTGTGGTAACATACCGGCAAGCGGGCGGCAGGCGTAGGCACTCTCGCTTTCGGGCTGGGGTATGTTCTGGCGCAACTCGGCCGCGCCGGCCGAAACCGCGCGCCACGCCGCCTGCGCCAGCGCCTTGCGGCTGGGAAAATCCGCCGGGTCAAGCGGGGGATGCAGCAGCACGGTCGCGCGCATCGACCGCCATTTGAGCAACTGCCACACATGCGGGCCAAGTTCCATGTCGCCATACCACGCGAAGACCGGACGCCGCGCACGATTGACCGGCACGCCTTCAAGCTGGTCATACACGACGGAAACCGGCTGGATCAGCGGTATCATGCCCGGCTTCGCGGCAATAAGGGCGGCCTCGCTGGGGGCTTCGGCCGGTTCCCTGCCCGGCGGCAGGCGCGGCGGCTTGGCAATGGCGAAAAAGGCCGACAGGAAGGGCAGCACGCGCGACCCGTCCGACGACGTACCTTCGGGGAACAGGATCAGGTTGTCGCCTTCCACCATGAGCCGGTGCAGCATCTCATCGCGTTCGCGGCCCGTGGTGCTGCGCTGGCGGCTGACGAATATGGTCCGCCCGATACGCGAGACCAGCCCCATGATGGGCCAGCCCTCGATATCGCCCTTGGCCACGAAATTGGAAGGCAGCACCGTGCCAAGCACCGGCACGTCAAGCCATGTGGAATGGTTGGAGACGTAAATGACCGGCCGCTCACCGCGCTGGCGCGCGCGCCGCCCGCCCACGCCGCCCGCCCTGCGGCCCACCACCCGGATGCGCAGCGAAAGCAGCAGGCACAGCCCGCCCCAGACCATGCGCGTCCAGCGGATCTTGGCCGTGCCGGGCAATACCAGCAGCAGTGCTTCGAACCCGACCGACAGCGGCACCCATACGGTAATGGCCGCAAGCCGCCCCACGCAGCGCGCGGTACGGGCATAGTCACGCATACGCCCCGACGGCGCCACGGACATGGCGGCCACGGCCCGCGCCGCGTCCGATCCGGCTTCCGGTGCGATCACCTGCCGTGAAGCGCGCCGCGCGGGCAGCGAGGTAACAGGTGACGGAGAACGACGCCGGATGAAGCGGCGGATGAAATCGGCGATCATGCGCCTATCCATAGCCCGCCATCATGGCGCACGACAATATACACGAAACCGACGGCCGCCGGACGTGTCATGCGCGCAACGCCCGCGGCATCATGCTTTCCCATATCCGTAACGATCCACGCGAATGATGCATGGCGCCCATACGGACAGGGCTGTCAGGCCCGTTATTACTTCCGGCCATGGGCGGGCTGTCCGCTGGACCCTGCCTGGATACAGGTCCATGCTGCGGATTGTCCTTCAGGAGTTTTTTTCCATGCCCACACGCAGCCGTCGCGGCAGGTCCGTTGCCGTAACGACCGCCCTCATCATCATGGCCGCCCTCGGCTCCGCCCCGGCGCGGGCGGCGGATGATGCGCTGAATGTGCTGACATGGTGCGATCATGAAGACCCCGAACTGCTCACGCCCTTCGAGCAGGCCAACAACGTGCGCATCCACTTCAAGGATATCGACAGCACGGACGCCATCCGCGCCATCGTGCGGCAGTCACAGCCGGGGGACTGGGATGTCGTCATCATGGATGAGACGGACGCCCCGCGCCTCGCCGCCGACGGGCTGCTGATGGCGCTGGACCCGGCGGACTTTCCCGCCGCCGAGGTGCCCGCCCCGATTGCCGACCCGGCAACGGGATCCTATCGGGGGCAACTTTATTCCGTGCCCGAAAAATACGACTACAACGCCGTGGCCTTCAATCAGGCGCGTATCAACGCCGCCGACATGAACGACATCAACGCGATCTGGCAGCCGCGCTATCGCGGGCGGATCGCGATTTATGACAGTTACCTGCCGGTGCTGTCCTATATCGCGCTGGCCCTGGGCCGGGATCCCGCCCATCTGGTCGATGCGGACCTGCCCGCCCTGCATGCCCGGCTGGCGGCCCTGCGCGCCAATGCCGCGCTGGTGGACGACATGCCCGGCGTGCAGCAGGCGCTGGCCGATGGGCAGGTGGATATTGTGGTTGGCGGCGGCGCATGGACCACCGCCGGCGTGGATGAAGACGGCGCCGTCGCCGCCGGCCCGGCCACGCCAGCGGCGGCCCGCACCGACCTGACCTTTACCGTGCCCCGGCAGGGGGGCATGCGCTGGCAGCACGGGATTTCGGTCATCGCGGCCTCGCAGCGCAAGGCGCTCGCCCTTGCCTTCGCACGCTATCTGCGCACGCCCGCCGCGCAGGCCCGGCTGGCCACGTCATCATGTTACCGGGGCATGCCAGCCAGCCCCCTCGCCCCGCTCGACGCCGCCGACAGGGCAGCCCTGCACTGGGAAGACCAGCCCGCCTACATCGCGGCAAGCCACCCCTATCCCGTCATGGACCGCGCGATGGACGGCAGGCTGCGCGCCATGTGGGACGACGTGATGAAACATGGCGCGGGCGCGCCTGTCGCGCCCCCCACCCCTGTCCGGGCGGGGGACGACGAGACGGCTCAGCCGTAATGCGCGCTGTTCCGGCGCGCCAGGACCCGGTCCGCCAGCGTGCCGAATATCAGGCCAAGACCGCCCCACAGGACCAGTTGCATGCCCAGCGCGGCCTCACGAAAGCGCCACAGCACCACGGCGGGGAAATTATCGGGCACTTCATGAATGTCGGGCAGCGCCCATTGTAGCAGGGCGACCAGCACCACGAACACGGCCCCGCCACATAACGTGGCGTTCCAGTGGCCCATCCGGGCGGCCAGCGCCCGCCCGGCCAGAACCGCCAGTGTCAGCGCGCACAGCGAAAAGACCACCATCTCGAAATACGCCACCGTACGCATGCCGATCGTTTCCGGCTGGCCCACAGCGGGGGGATTGGCGGGGTATTTCAGGTCAGGCACCACAACCACCGCCAGAAAACCCGCCCCCGCCAGCAGCAGCGCCAGCATACGGGGTGAAAAACGCCCGATCCGGCCATAAGCGGTCGCGAACACCAGCGCGAACAGGCCCCCATAGGCGGCGCCGTACATGATGGCGGCAGTCAGCAGGCCAAGCGACGCCTGCACCCCCCGGCTGACCAGTTCCGGCTCCGGCGGTTCACCGGACGCCGCATCCAGCGCGGATTCAAAGGCAATGGCCAGGTTGACCTGCGGTTCCCCGAAGATCCGGGCGAAACCGAAGGCGAGACAGGCCGCGAGAATACCGGCCAGCATGCCTCGCAGCAGAAGGCGCCCGGCCATTAGCGGATACCCCGGCGCGGGGGGATGGGAAGAAAGGTCATGGAAATCAGGTCTCCTGTCGGGAAAGCGCGTCCCGCAACGGAAATAAGGCCCTATCCGCCGGAGGGGTCTGACTTCCGCATGTCCGCATGCGGTGTACAGTGGCGCGACCGTGCCGGAGTCTCACCGGCTTCCCACCCACGGATGACGAAGGCGGCAGTCAATACCGCGCCCGCACCCAAGTCAATGCGCCATAAGCCAATGCGCCAGCCGGCCCTTACGGTTTGGCAGGGGATGCGGCCGGGGGAAGCGAAACCCGGCTGGCCTGCCCGTGGGCGGCGCGCCACTGCCGCAGCGCATCGAGCGTGTGGGTCACGTGGCCTTCGGGCGAAAGCGCGCTGTAGGCGTAGATGACCTTTCCATCGGGCGCGATGACGTAGGAGGTGCGATTGGCGCGGTTGAGCAGCGGCAGGCGGCTGTCATACATGCGCGCGATCTGGCCCTGCGGGTCGGCGGCGACGGGAAAACGGCCATGGCCCTCGCTTACGGAAAAGCGGTCGAGGGTCGGCATGTCATCGGTCGAGACGCCAATGACCGTGGCCCCGAGGGCGGTGTACTGATCCATGGCGTTGGCGAAGTCATGCGCTTCCATGGTGCAGCCACGGGTAAAGGCGGCGGGGTAGAAATACAGCACGACCGGCCCCTGCCGCAGCGCATCGGCCAGATGGAAGCTGAACTCGCTGCCATTGCGGGTGGCCCTGGCATCGAACAGCGGGGCCTGGCTGCCCACCGGCAGGGCGGCACGCGCGGGGGAGAAACATACGAACCCGGCGAAAGCCAGCACCCCCACCAGCGGCAGGCACAGTCCCGGCAGGCACCAGCGCGAACGCCTGTAAAAATACCTCATGTTTCCTTATCCCCCGCAAACGGGGCCACTGTCTTCATGTGGTCGGTGGCAGGATCTGGCATCCACCCCCGCCCAGTTGCTGGCAGATCTTCTGCGCCGCCTCGTGCGACAGGCCGGTCAGCCTTGCACGATAGACATGACCATGTTGCGATGCAACGCTCGCAACCTGCGTATGTATCCCGCCAAAGGAAACTTTGGCCCGGGCCTGCCCCGCCGCCTGCGCCGCCTGCCCGGCCGAACCGAAGGCCCCCACCTGCACCGACCAGGCGCGCCCGTCCGCCATGCTGATGACACCCGGTTGCCCCGAGGCCGGGACCATGGGGGCGATGCCGCTGTGTTCACGCGCGCTCCATGCCGCGCGGATCGCCGCCGCCTGCGGCGAAATGGCCAGTGTGTCGGTCGCCGGGGCCTGCTGCCGGGCCGAAGCCGAGGCCAGCAGCCTGCGGCCCCGGTTGCGTCCCTGCTGCTGCGCCTGCGCGCGGGCAAGCGCGCGCGCCTCGATCAGCATGTCCGCCTGGGAACGGTTGGCGGGCGTAACACCCGCGATCCGTGGCCCGATGGAAGCGACATAATCGCGCGTTTCCTTGGGCAGGGTATGGTAGCGGTCCAGAAACTCATCCAGTCGCCCCGGCCCGCTGTTATAGGCGGCCAGAAAACCCGGTGAGCCGTAAATATCGTACATTTCACGGATATAGGCCGTGCCCGCCACGATATTGTCGTGCGGCTCGAACGCATCGGGACCGAGGCTGTAACGCGCACGCATCTCGTCATAGGTGGGGGGCATGAGCTGCATGAGCCCCATCGCCCCGGGCAGCGAGGTCACGAACTGCCCATTGCGGTAAAGCTGCCCGCCCGACTCGCGCTGCATGACCTGCCGTATCCAGATATCAGGCACATCGAAACGCTGGGACGCCTCGGTAATATAGGGCCCCCACGGGTCACCGGGCGGGCCGGGCGGGGTATAGCTGGCATGGGCGCGGGCGCGGTAGGAATCGGCCTCCTGCAGCATCTGTTCATCGCTCATCTGGCGCGGGCCGTTCTGGGCGCAGGCGGCCAGCATCCCGGCCAGCCCGAGCGCGATCCAGTGCAGGAAAGGGCGGCGGGAGGCGGATGGACCACCCCTGACCGTATCATTGCCGCCCGTGGTGTCAGATACCGCCCCTGCCTGCGCTGCCGCCATATGCTGTCGTGATCCCGCTCATGCCCCTTAACCCATGCCGGATGGACCGGCATGACCCGCCCGGGCGGAAAGGCCACGCACCATAACAGCGTGGCCCGGGCTTGCGCAATCCTGCCGCGCACGCCGTGGGCCGGGATTTATTCCTCGGTGCAGGTGGCGGGGTCTTCCCCGGTGCGGTGGCCCGGCGCGTCCAGCGTGGCGAGGTCGCGCATGTCCTCATCCGTAAGCTGGAAGCTGAAGGACTGGAGGTTGGCGCGCATGCGGTCGGGATGCGCGCTTTTGGGAATGGGTACCGAGCCGGTCTGCACCACCCAGCGCAGCATGACCTGCACGGGCGATTTTCCGTGCCGCTCCGCCACGCGCCGCAGGGTCGGGTTTTCCAGTATCCGCCCCCGGCCCAGCGGGCTCCAGGCTTCGGTCAGGATGCCGAGCCGGGCATGGAGGGCGCGCTGCTCGGTCTGGGCGAAGTCAACATGCATCTCGATCTGGTTGACGGCGGGGGTGACGCCGGTCTCGTCAATCAGGCGCTGGAGGTGTTCGGGCAGGAAGTTGGAAACGCCGATGGAGCGCACGCGCCCCTGGTCGCGCAGTTCGATAAGGGCCTTCCAGCTTTCCACGTACAGATCCTTGGCGGGCAACGGCCAGTGGATGAGGTAGAGATCCACATAGCTCATCTTCAGCAGTTCAAGGCTGCGGTCGAAGGCGCGCAACGTGCTGTCATATCCCTGGTCCGCGCCACGCAGTTTGGTGGTGACAAAAATGTCCTCACGTCCGATATCATAGCTGATCAGCCCCGTTCCGACCCCGCTTTCATTGCCATAGCGCGATGCCGTGTCGAACAGCCGGTAGCCCGCGTCAAGCGCCTCGCGCACCGCGCGTTCGGCCTGCGGGTTGTCCAGCGGGTAGGTGCCGAAACCCATTGCCGGAATCCTGTGGCCGTCATTCAGGGTAAGCAGGGGGATGGTGGTCATGATCGTTCCTTCGCCAGATGCCCGGCCGTCGGGATGCCTGTCGTGCACGAAGGCATGGGCGTGCGGGCCGGGGCGGGACGTGTCGCCTCTGCCCAGCCTAACGATATCGGGCCCAGTCCGTTTTATGCCCAGTTTTCAGGACTGGGCTGCATATGGTTCATTGTC carries:
- a CDS encoding NAD-dependent epimerase/dehydratase family protein; the encoded protein is MRILVTGTAGFIGYHIACRLLRDGHAVTGIDGMTAYYDVALKHERHAMLREFAAFTCHEFLLEDAQALKNVFAQCEPELVIHLAAQAGVRYSMENPGAYINANVIGTYNVLEQARAYHPSHLMIASTSSVYGANRDVPFTESQRCDYPLSLYAATKKATEDLAHSYSNLWKIPVTVCRFFTVYGPWGRPDMALFRFTANTLRGRPIDVYNNGDMARDFTYIDDVVEAVRRLCGTPPRGPGESDGGASPVAPYRVVNIGSGRPVSLLAFIEAIEKALGKPCIRNDLPMQPGDMPRTWADCSTLRALTGFSPDTPVQTGVDAFVAWYRARYAVPASNPAIS
- a CDS encoding bifunctional diguanylate cyclase/phosphodiesterase, with translation MALQHDDRLRALTRQDADFWADLVDHILIVAITDSKGVITYVNDRFCEISQYSRQELIGSTHRIVNSGYHDANFFRDMYRTITSGELWRGNICNRAKDGTLYWVATTIIPKIDDDDGEIKGYVASRFEITELMNTRDRLCELAETDTLTGLLNRGGFNTALADEVARCREPGTVQPALVMFDLDGFKQINDVHGHHAGDTVLRAIASRLIELTHPDDPVSRLGGDEFAVILHRTLEDMSLERYMDRLQAILERPIDIETVTVSVAGSIGAVLLDGTETMEDVQKNADMAMYAAKRAGGKQSQMFTQALRERAQARVTILSEARCGVERNQFEVYYQPVLNCHTLRIDQVEALLRWHHPERGLLAAEDFSDVFTDAGLAQAMGPCMIEAFQRDATIWSGHGLPPRQLAINLSRMDLVRDDYRRELEEAPKRFEMSPDNFVLEVTEAMLHGRRADQGIRHLRDLAQAGFRIALDNFGKGMTVLSHLRDLPFSQIKIDQSIVANLVGTPGACMVLSSLIEMGQGLGMEVTVEGVETREQFDLVMAMAPERIQGFFISSALSAQDILKLPQHFDRIEAHG
- a CDS encoding EAL domain-containing protein is translated as MWCSSRADVLEFTVDQPKISADVLLSAMEQAIDPMVVIDEHNSIIFFNPAAEKIWGLSREKVMGQNVDCLIPVPDRAQHNEFIDRNRATGIGRIVGTSREVEFQRANGEHVTGELSISRVQLTDTSRIYYIAVMKDVTEQSRQRKILILQNDVLQALASDQTLREVGDLLCRRVDRFVPDGMAALILIDRTHQLKVLASPGMPARFRTALDSIVITDEQLTELGQDPASSNAVVWSSYQSVARSLGLERCCSSTIISRTGQIMGIFAIYMRGNDEAREWPERVVSTCVPFCALAIEQNETRLHIAKLSNFDRLTGLLNRTSLHNIIDRLIMRGGDSRFSLFMVDIDRFRDINDALGHVNADRFLIEIGRRIRSQVTDDCIVSRSGGDEFIIVIPDCPHEKAELFAEGLINTIAKPLQVEENTLSISCCVGICTFPENGPDSETLLSLADVAAHQAKEDGRGVYRFAGHEKNQVAQERLMLGSALRDSLAKGLLKLHYQPQVETMTGGLYGVEALSRWHHPKLGNIYPSRFIAVAEETGQIEAIGRWSLQEACQQMVKWDKAGMHVPTVSVNLSAVHFRNRALPEFISNLLEHHDLTPDRLTVEITESVMMDGSGDTEEVLHGIRKLDVGLSMDDFGTGYSSLSRLTRLPLSEIKIDRSFINDFEHDANAQAVTMAVIGIGSRLGLTVVTEGVETVQQHRLLEKLHCDVMQGYLFARPLPPADLENWFRTGQERGSFILPVADEQGAAGAGAQS
- a CDS encoding 1-acyl-sn-glycerol-3-phosphate acyltransferase — encoded protein: MIADFIRRFIRRRSPSPVTSLPARRASRQVIAPEAGSDAARAVAAMSVAPSGRMRDYARTARCVGRLAAITVWVPLSVGFEALLLVLPGTAKIRWTRMVWGGLCLLLSLRIRVVGRRAGGVGGRRARQRGERPVIYVSNHSTWLDVPVLGTVLPSNFVAKGDIEGWPIMGLVSRIGRTIFVSRQRSTTGRERDEMLHRLMVEGDNLILFPEGTSSDGSRVLPFLSAFFAIAKPPRLPPGREPAEAPSEAALIAAKPGMIPLIQPVSVVYDQLEGVPVNRARRPVFAWYGDMELGPHVWQLLKWRSMRATVLLHPPLDPADFPSRKALAQAAWRAVSAGAAELRQNIPQPESESAYACRPLAGMLPQDLERQRG
- a CDS encoding extracellular solute-binding protein; this encodes MPTRSRRGRSVAVTTALIIMAALGSAPARAADDALNVLTWCDHEDPELLTPFEQANNVRIHFKDIDSTDAIRAIVRQSQPGDWDVVIMDETDAPRLAADGLLMALDPADFPAAEVPAPIADPATGSYRGQLYSVPEKYDYNAVAFNQARINAADMNDINAIWQPRYRGRIAIYDSYLPVLSYIALALGRDPAHLVDADLPALHARLAALRANAALVDDMPGVQQALADGQVDIVVGGGAWTTAGVDEDGAVAAGPATPAAARTDLTFTVPRQGGMRWQHGISVIAASQRKALALAFARYLRTPAAQARLATSSCYRGMPASPLAPLDAADRAALHWEDQPAYIAASHPYPVMDRAMDGRLRAMWDDVMKHGAGAPVAPPTPVRAGDDETAQP
- a CDS encoding CbtA family protein, with the protein product MAGRLLLRGMLAGILAACLAFGFARIFGEPQVNLAIAFESALDAASGEPPEPELVSRGVQASLGLLTAAIMYGAAYGGLFALVFATAYGRIGRFSPRMLALLLAGAGFLAVVVVPDLKYPANPPAVGQPETIGMRTVAYFEMVVFSLCALTLAVLAGRALAARMGHWNATLCGGAVFVVLVALLQWALPDIHEVPDNFPAVVLWRFREAALGMQLVLWGGLGLIFGTLADRVLARRNSAHYG
- a CDS encoding peroxiredoxin; the protein is MRYFYRRSRWCLPGLCLPLVGVLAFAGFVCFSPARAALPVGSQAPLFDARATRNGSEFSFHLADALRQGPVVLYFYPAAFTRGCTMEAHDFANAMDQYTALGATVIGVSTDDMPTLDRFSVSEGHGRFPVAADPQGQIARMYDSRLPLLNRANRTSYVIAPDGKVIYAYSALSPEGHVTHTLDALRQWRAAHGQASRVSLPPAASPAKP
- a CDS encoding lytic transglycosylase domain-containing protein, which codes for MAAAQAGAVSDTTGGNDTVRGGPSASRRPFLHWIALGLAGMLAACAQNGPRQMSDEQMLQEADSYRARAHASYTPPGPPGDPWGPYITEASQRFDVPDIWIRQVMQRESGGQLYRNGQFVTSLPGAMGLMQLMPPTYDEMRARYSLGPDAFEPHDNIVAGTAYIREMYDIYGSPGFLAAYNSGPGRLDEFLDRYHTLPKETRDYVASIGPRIAGVTPANRSQADMLIEARALARAQAQQQGRNRGRRLLASASARQQAPATDTLAISPQAAAIRAAWSAREHSGIAPMVPASGQPGVISMADGRAWSVQVGAFGSAGQAAQAAGQARAKVSFGGIHTQVASVASQHGHVYRARLTGLSHEAAQKICQQLGGGGCQILPPTT
- a CDS encoding aldo/keto reductase; translated protein: MMTTIPLLTLNDGHRIPAMGFGTYPLDNPQAERAVREALDAGYRLFDTASRYGNESGVGTGLISYDIGREDIFVTTKLRGADQGYDSTLRAFDRSLELLKMSYVDLYLIHWPLPAKDLYVESWKALIELRDQGRVRSIGVSNFLPEHLQRLIDETGVTPAVNQIEMHVDFAQTEQRALHARLGILTEAWSPLGRGRILENPTLRRVAERHGKSPVQVMLRWVVQTGSVPIPKSAHPDRMRANLQSFSFQLTDEDMRDLATLDAPGHRTGEDPATCTEE